A single Acidaminococcus sp. DNA region contains:
- a CDS encoding CidA/LrgA family protein, translating into MPYSVISLLILTALLYRKIIRPAQISNVGGFFIRNMGIFFVPAVVGAMEYVETLRNYLVPFLVITLVTTPLVYAVTAWTVQVCMRLQKRRGGTHA; encoded by the coding sequence GTGCCGTATAGTGTCATTAGTCTGTTGATTTTGACGGCACTGCTATATCGAAAAATTATCCGGCCCGCGCAAATTTCGAATGTGGGCGGATTCTTCATCCGCAACATGGGAATCTTCTTCGTGCCCGCCGTAGTGGGTGCGATGGAGTATGTGGAAACGCTCAGAAACTATCTCGTCCCGTTTCTTGTCATCACACTTGTGACGACGCCGCTCGTGTACGCAGTGACGGCGTGGACCGTACAGGTGTGTATGCGCCTGCAGAAGCGCAGAGGTGGCACCCATGCTTGA
- a CDS encoding transposase, with product MVRTFGFKLFRAKRNKKLHRQINAAGMAYNHCIALHKRYWKLYHKSLNLYALQKHLTKLKKIPRFAYLKEIGSQALQDVTQRIDRGYKLFWENLKRERKTAPPGFRKVRKYKSYTLKQAGWKLDQEHGIVYIAKQKYRYAKSRNIEGKIKTLTVKRDSLGDIYLYFTCELPDIEVGARTGKSVGFDFGFNGKMLIAENPEEDIREPGFFRKARNEIARANRKLSRKRMQSNNRCRARQELARLHRRIANQRNAFHWQLARELCSRYAVICLEDLNMKFMQKGHGKKVMDYGLSEFENILAYVGRQVGTRIVKVDPYFPSSQLCSECSYKNPEMKDLRIREWVCPACGSHHDRDRNAARNIHQEGLRILESA from the coding sequence ATGGTCAGGACATTCGGGTTCAAGCTGTTCCGTGCTAAGCGGAACAAAAAGCTGCATCGACAGATTAATGCTGCCGGAATGGCCTATAATCATTGCATTGCCCTGCATAAGAGATATTGGAAACTGTACCATAAGTCATTGAACCTCTATGCGCTCCAGAAGCATCTCACGAAGCTTAAGAAAATACCGCGTTTTGCTTATCTGAAAGAGATTGGCTCGCAAGCCTTGCAAGATGTTACTCAACGCATTGACAGGGGCTATAAGCTTTTCTGGGAAAACCTGAAGCGGGAGCGGAAGACGGCACCACCAGGATTCCGCAAGGTACGAAAGTATAAATCCTATACGCTCAAACAGGCTGGCTGGAAACTGGATCAGGAGCATGGTATTGTCTATATCGCAAAACAGAAATACCGCTATGCGAAAAGCCGCAACATCGAAGGCAAAATTAAGACTTTGACTGTCAAACGAGACAGTCTTGGTGATATCTATCTCTATTTCACCTGCGAATTGCCGGATATCGAAGTAGGAGCACGAACAGGTAAAAGCGTCGGCTTCGATTTCGGTTTCAATGGCAAAATGCTCATAGCTGAAAATCCGGAGGAAGATATCCGGGAACCAGGATTTTTCCGCAAAGCCAGGAACGAAATTGCCCGTGCCAATCGCAAGCTGTCGAGGAAACGTATGCAGTCAAACAATCGGTGCAGGGCTCGCCAGGAATTGGCTCGTCTGCATCGTAGGATTGCGAATCAGCGTAATGCTTTTCACTGGCAGTTGGCAAGAGAATTATGCTCCCGCTACGCAGTCATCTGTCTTGAGGACTTGAATATGAAGTTCATGCAGAAAGGCCACGGGAAAAAGGTTATGGACTACGGGCTTTCTGAGTTCGAGAATATCCTCGCTTATGTAGGCAGGCAGGTTGGTACAAGAATCGTTAAAGTAGATCCATACTTCCCGTCTAGCCAACTCTGCTCGGAATGCAGCTATAAGAATCCTGAGATGAAAGATCTCCGTATTCGCGAATGGGTTTGCCCTGCCTGTGGTTCGCATCATGACAGGGACAGGAATGCTGCCCGTAATATCCATCAGGAAGGCCTGCGAATACTTGAATCGGCCTGA
- the tnpA gene encoding IS200/IS605 family transposase, with product MENKYFRTKTTVSFINYHFVFCPKYRRKIFLIPHVEERFKELTRQICEELKIEILAMECHIDHVYLFLRCWPKQSPAEIMRKVKGASSHRLRNEFPQLSGMSSLWTRSYFVSTAGNVSSETIKRYVDTQKTRG from the coding sequence ATGGAAAATAAATATTTCAGGACAAAAACAACAGTATCTTTCATCAACTATCATTTTGTATTCTGTCCCAAATACCGCCGCAAGATATTCTTGATTCCTCATGTCGAGGAGAGATTCAAGGAGCTGACACGGCAGATATGCGAGGAACTTAAAATTGAAATCCTTGCCATGGAATGCCATATCGACCATGTGTATTTGTTTTTAAGGTGCTGGCCGAAGCAATCCCCTGCCGAAATTATGAGGAAGGTGAAAGGAGCTTCCTCCCATCGACTTCGAAATGAATTTCCTCAACTGAGTGGTATGTCGTCATTATGGACCAGGAGCTATTTTGTTTCGACGGCCGGCAATGTTAGCAGCGAAACGATTAAACGCTATGTGGATACTCAAAAAACCAGGGGGTGA